The proteins below come from a single Rhizobium tropici CIAT 899 genomic window:
- a CDS encoding SPOR domain-containing protein, protein MAEKQFAYRASGNDKFFADDDPLAELARIVGFEPRPAAQENAPVQRQDPAFNLEDELLREFERYDTPRMSPANDISAPAEQVSPPSHEQAALPAEPVQAEPKFEEPKFEEPVPQPVAPIKPTIGARDLIDELEMSIAPVLQPAQKPVSVQPQPAGPVLKPTPQSAAATIRLPLANFTLATPAAPREQFTPAAVSTPMAASDEALFDGAVDFEAFDPVERARAPEPVSQPAVSQPAPAVFHAPEPPKVVKADPAALSAEIDALLADVNRYPVPSKTDAPVAKEEPAFEDFSASFSELAELPVAPAPVAQREEAKPITFGAEDPFTDQDFEFDLADIEMELAGLDFAEADKSSAARQSAPAAPMAEPALSRATPVAPAPAAPVFAAAAPQPVQPIQTSAVNVAPAATTAAPVFEADQPLPFDPTEIAETEERVETFEGSHVPHLPAIEPEEPIAVPSEFDFDLDSEMASLLGTPAREAAPESIKPAVAAALGGAAAASWSKNTAAQPAVPVAKQPIEEFDEFERALEEDFRRSYREAATPVENVARMTLNPAANRRPVRSVRGMVTTAAVIVVLGVGAYGAYSWIRHGAPISSFSGEPRVIAADSDPVKVAPENPGGTVVPNQDKAVYDRVAGDSTAAPKQKELVSSNEQPVDVVQKTLIPEAVSPDDGSGDQVTPTPVGETEDPRLLPNQNGGNTNVAANNDEQVPSVSPRKVRTMIVKADGSLVPRDEPVADTTTAAAKPANNPVASTSSRPSPANAPTAAQSDNTDAASAESTPIRVVKTNPVPTARPEPAAKANTAAPAQEAQAQAQPKAQPKQVASASSATATPAATSAAGGGAYGVQIASLPTEADAQKSQANLKVKFASVIGNHPLEIRKADIAGKGTYYRVRVVAGSKDDAAAICTRYRAAGGTCLISK, encoded by the coding sequence ATGGCAGAAAAACAGTTCGCGTATCGCGCAAGCGGAAACGACAAGTTCTTTGCGGATGATGATCCGCTTGCGGAACTTGCTCGTATCGTAGGTTTCGAGCCGCGCCCCGCTGCTCAGGAGAACGCTCCGGTTCAACGGCAGGATCCTGCCTTCAATCTCGAAGACGAGCTTCTTCGCGAATTCGAGCGGTACGATACGCCGCGAATGAGTCCGGCAAATGACATTTCGGCTCCGGCGGAGCAGGTATCGCCGCCGAGCCATGAGCAGGCAGCTCTTCCAGCTGAGCCGGTACAGGCTGAACCCAAGTTCGAAGAGCCGAAGTTCGAAGAGCCTGTGCCGCAGCCGGTGGCTCCGATAAAGCCGACGATCGGTGCTCGCGATCTGATCGACGAGCTCGAAATGTCGATCGCGCCGGTTTTGCAGCCGGCCCAAAAGCCCGTGTCCGTCCAGCCGCAACCGGCTGGTCCGGTGCTGAAGCCGACGCCGCAATCCGCTGCCGCCACCATAAGGCTGCCGCTTGCCAACTTTACGCTGGCAACCCCGGCTGCCCCGCGTGAGCAATTCACGCCGGCTGCAGTCTCCACACCGATGGCCGCTTCCGATGAAGCGCTGTTCGATGGCGCTGTCGATTTCGAGGCGTTCGACCCTGTGGAGCGTGCGCGCGCTCCGGAACCGGTCTCTCAGCCTGCCGTATCCCAGCCGGCTCCGGCCGTCTTTCATGCGCCCGAGCCGCCAAAGGTGGTCAAGGCCGATCCGGCCGCACTTTCGGCTGAGATCGATGCCCTCCTGGCCGATGTGAATCGCTATCCGGTTCCATCCAAGACCGATGCGCCGGTTGCCAAGGAAGAGCCAGCTTTCGAAGATTTCAGCGCCTCCTTCTCGGAGCTTGCGGAACTGCCGGTCGCTCCGGCCCCTGTAGCGCAGCGCGAAGAGGCAAAGCCGATTACCTTCGGTGCGGAAGATCCCTTCACCGATCAGGACTTCGAATTCGATCTGGCCGATATCGAGATGGAACTTGCTGGTCTCGATTTCGCTGAGGCCGATAAGTCTTCTGCCGCACGGCAGTCGGCTCCCGCCGCTCCGATGGCGGAGCCGGCCCTTTCCCGAGCAACGCCCGTTGCGCCTGCGCCTGCCGCTCCGGTATTTGCCGCCGCAGCGCCCCAACCCGTGCAGCCTATCCAAACGTCTGCCGTAAATGTTGCGCCTGCAGCGACTACGGCCGCGCCGGTATTCGAAGCCGATCAGCCACTGCCGTTTGATCCGACGGAAATCGCCGAGACGGAGGAGCGTGTCGAAACCTTCGAGGGTTCCCATGTTCCGCATCTGCCGGCAATCGAGCCGGAGGAGCCAATCGCGGTGCCGTCGGAATTTGATTTCGATCTCGATTCGGAAATGGCGAGCCTGCTCGGTACTCCGGCCAGGGAAGCAGCACCTGAGTCGATCAAGCCGGCTGTTGCGGCCGCACTTGGCGGTGCCGCCGCCGCTTCCTGGTCGAAGAATACGGCTGCCCAGCCTGCCGTGCCCGTCGCAAAGCAGCCGATCGAAGAGTTCGACGAGTTCGAGCGCGCGCTGGAAGAGGACTTCCGCCGCAGCTATCGCGAAGCCGCGACGCCTGTCGAGAATGTCGCCAGGATGACGCTGAACCCTGCGGCCAACCGTCGCCCGGTTCGCTCCGTTCGTGGAATGGTGACGACTGCCGCTGTCATCGTGGTTCTTGGCGTCGGTGCTTACGGCGCCTACAGCTGGATCCGTCACGGCGCGCCGATCTCCAGCTTCTCGGGTGAGCCGCGCGTGATTGCAGCCGACAGCGATCCGGTAAAGGTCGCTCCGGAAAATCCAGGCGGCACCGTCGTTCCGAATCAGGACAAGGCCGTCTACGACCGCGTTGCCGGCGACAGCACAGCGGCGCCGAAGCAGAAGGAGCTTGTCTCCTCCAACGAGCAGCCTGTCGATGTCGTCCAGAAGACGCTGATTCCCGAAGCCGTATCTCCGGATGACGGCAGCGGCGATCAGGTCACGCCGACGCCAGTCGGTGAAACCGAAGATCCACGCCTGCTGCCGAACCAGAATGGCGGCAACACCAATGTCGCCGCCAACAACGACGAACAGGTTCCGTCGGTCTCGCCGCGCAAGGTGCGTACGATGATCGTCAAGGCGGATGGTTCACTGGTGCCGCGCGACGAGCCGGTTGCCGATACGACGACTGCAGCCGCCAAGCCGGCGAATAATCCGGTCGCATCCACCAGTTCGCGCCCGTCTCCAGCAAATGCCCCGACGGCAGCCCAGTCGGATAATACCGATGCCGCCAGCGCCGAGAGCACGCCGATCCGCGTTGTCAAGACGAACCCGGTCCCGACGGCACGCCCGGAGCCCGCCGCCAAGGCGAATACGGCTGCTCCGGCCCAGGAGGCCCAGGCTCAAGCTCAGCCCAAGGCCCAGCCGAAGCAGGTCGCATCTGCTAGCTCGGCGACTGCAACTCCGGCGGCCACCTCCGCTGCAGGCGGTGGCGCTTACGGTGTGCAGATCGCATCCCTGCCGACCGAGGCCGACGCGCAGAAGTCGCAGGCAAACCTCAAGGTCAAGTTCGCCAGCGTCATCGGCAACCATCCTC